The following coding sequences lie in one Acropora palmata chromosome 3, jaAcrPala1.3, whole genome shotgun sequence genomic window:
- the LOC141876187 gene encoding E3 ubiquitin-protein ligase NRDP1-like: MGFDIERFSGKINEGLLCSICRDVLEEPLQAPCEHAFCTSCIQAWLTHYNSCPEDRLTLWPSDLKPIFRYMKNDLDALKIRCDNETRGCKALVRLDALKTHLKEECGYVKTSCSNEGCQEELNKRDLESHLKTCKFQTAECSKGCGLKVNKNEESEHNCIAELRKALIKNQKENEGKIRELKKEMESRLDSHRVHMVYKETSLQNQIEDLNLKVAELLRETKSLKAQRREELLREDPERTEILEWLRSLKYQDEIAERYCSSCNKRYLHVRKDTLHCLNDQVNQSCTSRYPKEEEAVLSHIRCSRGTKLRSWNGTSAGTGQGPLHAPTQSEDSSLNRALAESWRRTLDISSSPCTNQN, translated from the exons ATGGGGTTTGACATTGAAAGATTCTCAGGAAAAATCAATGAAGGTCTTCTGTGTTCAATTTGTCGGGATGTTTTGGAAGAACCATTGCAAGCGCCTTGTGAACACGCGTTTTGTACATCTTGTATTCAAGCTTGGCTAACTCACTATAACAGTTGCCCCGAAGACCGCCTTACCCTCTGGCCGAGCGACCTAAAGCCTATTTTCCGATACATGAAAAATGATTTGGACGCCTTGAAGATACGCTGCGACAATGAAACCCGCGGTTGTAAAGCTCTCGTGCGACTAGACGCACTGAAGACGCATTTAAAGGAAGAATGTGGTTATGTGAAGACTTCGTGCTCCAATGAAGGCTGCCAAGAGGAACTTAATAAACGCGACCTAGAGTCTCACTTAAAAACCTGCAAGTTCCAAACAGCTGAATGTTCAAAGGGCTGTGGATTAAAAGTGAACAAAAACGAAGAGTCGGAGCATAATTGTATAGCCGAGCTGCGAAAAGCACTGATTAAAAATCAAAAAGAGAATGAAGGGAAAATTCGAGAGCTTAAAAAGGAGATGGAATCTCGTCTCGATTCGCACCGCGTTCACATGGTGTACAAAGAAACTTCTTTACAAAACCAGATAGaggatttgaatttgaaagtgGCGGAGTTATTGCGTGAAACCAAATCGTTGAAAGCTCAGAGAAGAGAAGAATTATTGCGCGAGGATCCTGAAAGAACAGAGATCCTTGAGTGGCTCAGGAGTTTGAAATACCAAGACGAGATTGCAGAAAGGTATTGCAGTAGTTGCAACAAGCGATATTTGCACGTCAGGAAAGACACGCTTCACTGTTTGAACGATCAG GTCAACCAAAGCTGCACATCTAGATATCCCAAAGAGGAAGAAGCTGTCCTTAGTCACATTCGATGTTCCCGCGGGACCAAGCTCCGGAGTTGGAATGGGACTTCCGCTGGAACGGGTCAAGGCCCACTTCACGCTCCAACGCAAAGTGAAGACTCTTCTCTGAACAGAGCCCTGGCCGAATCATGGCGGCGAACACTTGACATTTCATCCTCACCTTGCACTAACCAAAACTGA